From the genome of Agrobacterium tumefaciens:
GCTTCACCGGGTTGGTCTCGAGCCGTCACGGTTCGCAGGGCGCTATCCCCATGAGCTTTCCGGCGGTCAGCGCCAACGCGTCAATATCGCCCGCGCTCTTGCGCTGGAGCCCCGGCTTGTCATTCTGGATGAGGCGGTCTCTGCCCTCGACAAATCGGTGGAGGCGCAGGTGCTCAACTTGCTTCTCGATCTTAAACGCGACTTCGGTCTCACCTATCTGTTCATCTCGCACGACCTCAACGTCGTCCGCTTCATGTGCGATCGGGTCATGGTCATGTATCTCGGGAAGGTGGCGGAAGTCGGCAGTCGCGACGCGATTTACGGAAATACAACACATCCCTATTCGGCGGCACTTTTGGCCTCTATGCCGAAGATGGACCCGGCCGAGCGAACCGAAGCGCCGCCGTTGACGGGCGATCCGCCGAACCCGATCGATCCACCGTCCGGTTGCCGTTTCCACACCCGCTGCAGTCTTGCGGAGGATGTCTGCCAGCGGACTTTGCCACCGTTGACCGATATTTCCGGTGATCAGGCCGCAGCCTGTCTCATGGCGGTCCCTGGCTCCGGTCATAGCCGCGCGCCTGTAATGATGGAGGCATGACCCATGCAGAATGATGCGATGATCGATATCAACAACCTTTCGGTGACATTTCGGCGTGGCGGAAAGGCGGTGAAGGCCGTCAACGGTGTCAGCCTGTCCGTCAAACCAGGAGAAGTGGTCGCATTGCTCGGTGAATCCGGTTCGGGCAAGAGCGTGACGATGCGCTCGTTGTTGCGGCTTCATCCCAAGGGAACCTTGATTGAAGGCGGCATGACAGTCGATGGGCGTGATGTCTTGGGGCTCTCCAACCGTGCGCTTGCCGATTTGCGAGGGGCTGTGGTCTCGATGGTTTTTCAGGAGCCTCGTCTTGCACTTGATCCCGTCTACACGGTGGGTCGGCAGATAGAGGAGACCATCATGCGGCATGAAAAGGTGTCCCGCAGTGTGGCTGCAGAACGGGCGCTCGCGCTGTTCCAGAAGGTCCGTATCCCCTCGCCAGAGCGGCGTCTTGCCAATTATCCTCACGAAATGTCAGGAGGTATGCTTCAGCGTGCCATGATCGCGATGGCGCTTGCGTGCAATCCGAAAGTCCTGTTGGCCGACGAGCCGACGACAGCACTGGACGCGACAGTGCAGATCCAGATCCTGCTGCTTATTCGTGAACTCCAACGCGAATATGGCCTGTCCGTCATCTTCGTGACCCACGATATTGGCGTGGCGGCTGAAGTGGCAGATCGTATTGCTGTCATGTATGCGGGCCGTATAGTGGAGGAGGGGGTGGTTGGCGATATCATCCGTAACCCGCGCCATCCCTATACAAAAGGTCTGCTTGGCGCGCGTGTCGAACTCGCCGATGGACGTGATCGACTGATCACCATTCCTGGGGCACCACCCGATCTGGCCGCTATGCCGCCGGGGTGTGCTTTCGCACCGCGCTGTACGCAGGTCACGGATCTCTGCCGCACGCAGGTTCCGCCACTCGCGCCACTTTCCGGCGGGGCGGGTGTCGCATGTCTTTTCCCGAATTGATAAAAACCAGATAGGGCGGGTGGCCCCTCGTGGTCTCGCAGGAATGATGAAACGCATAGGACTGATCAACCCGAATACGTCACATGTCACCACAACAATGATGACCAACATCGCCCGTAGCTACCTGCCGGCGAGGCTTGAAATCGAGGGGGTGACGGCAGGGCGTGGCGTGCCGATGATCCTCAATGATGCGCAATTGGCTGCCGCCGCCGATGGCGTCGTGGAGATGGGGATTGAACTAGCAGCCCGTAGCGACGGCTTGATCGTCTGCGCGTTCGGCGATCCGGGGTTGGAGCGTCTCGCGGCCGTAACCGGTCTGCCGTCGGTCGGGATCTGCCAGGCCAGCATGATGGAGGCTTCAGCCGGTGGGCGACGGTTCGGGATCGCCACCGTGACGCCCGACCTTGTCGAGAGTTTTGCCGCCAAGGCGCAGACATTCGGCTTTGCGTCGCTCTTTACCGGCACCCGATTGACGAAGGGAGATCCGCAGCGGCTCGCATCAGATCCTCAGGCTTTACACGCGGCGCTTGAAATCGCGGCTCGGGAATGTTTCGAAAAGGACGGTGCCGATGTGGTTATCATCGGTGGCGGGCCGCTCGGCCAGGCGGCCGATGATCTGCAACGCGCTCTCTCTGCGCCCATTATCGCACCGATCCGTTCGGCGGTGGAACGGCTTGTTAAGGCGTTGGAAATGGAAAGCCACGCATCGACCTTGCAACTGTGACGGATATCCGGCGTTGTCGACCTTGCACCCCGCTGCTTTTTCTGTTGCAAGCCGTGTGATGGCGGCTGAAGCTTGCCGCGTTGAGAATTTGCCGGAGTATCCCGTGCCAAAGGAAAGATCGTTTCTGTTTCGCGTCAGGCAAGCTCTGCCAGAGCTTCATCCCGCCGAAAAGCGGATTGGAGAGTTCGTCTGCGATTTTCCTGGTGAACTCGCCAGCTACTCGGCGCAGGAGCTTGCGGCCCTTGCACATGTTTCCAAGGCAACGGTGACCCGTTTCATCAAGCGGCTTGGATATGAGAACTACGAAGAGGCAAGGCGCCACGCCCGAGCGGAAAAGCAGACGGGCTCCCGGCTCTTTCTGGCGAGCGCTGCCGATGTCGGGGCAGAGCAATCGATAAAGGCGCACGTCGCACAGGCTGTAGCCAATCTCGAAGCCACGTTTCTTGCTGTTACGGAAAGCCAGATCGACGCTGCCGTCAACGCAATGCTGCATGCACGCAAGGTGTGGGTCGTCGGTTTCCGGAGCAGCCACCCCTTTGCAGCCTATCTCCAATGGCAACTCACACAGGTTATCGAAAGCATTGCCGTTATTCCCGGCGCCGGACAAACCATGGGCGAGCATCTGGTCAGCATCGCTGAAAATGATGTCGTGGTTTTCTTCGGCCTGCGCCGCAGAACCACTCAGTCACATGCGATCATTGAACAGGTTCGGCGATCAAAAGCACAGCTTCTGTATATCACCGACGAAGGCGCTCCGTTCGAAACCAATGCTGCCTGGCATTTCCAGTGCCAGACACTGGCACCGGGACCTTTATTCAATCACACGGCGGTGATGGCGCTCTGCCATCTCCTCATCACGCGCTGCCTCGAAAGGGCGGGCACAGAGGGGCGGACCCGCCTTCGCAGCATAGAGGCACTGAACGAAACGCTGGACGAGTTGTAGAGCGAACATTGCACGCGATCTTCTTTCGCGTGCAGCGGTATCGATTTTTCTCTTTTGACTACGACGCTTGGAAACCGGCCTTGATCAGGCGGTGGCTCCATCAAGCCGCTCGCCGACAAGTGACAGCCAGTACCGGATGCCATGGGCGATTGCGTCGTCGTTGAAGTCGTAGGCAGGATTGTGCAGATCGGCGCTGTCGCCATTGCCAAGCCATATGAATGCGCCCGGCCGCTTTTCCAGCATGTAGGAAAAATCTTCAGAGCCCATGGTTGCCGGCCAGTTTGTATCGACTTTGTCGACGCCCGCGACGGCGCTTGCTGCCGCAGCGGCAATTTTCGTTTTTTCGGGATCGTTGACCGTTACCGGATAACCCGGCCGCCAGTCGATAACTGCTTCCGCACCAAAAGATTTTGCAGTGCTCACGACAACCTCGCGGAAACGCTCCTCCACCATTTTTCGGGTTTCCGAATTCATGGTCCTGATGGTGCCGCCGATTCTGATCGACGCGGGGATGACGTTGAGCGCTCCCGCATTGCCACCTTCCATGAAGGTGATCGAGACAACGACGGGATCGAAAGGATTGGTGAAGCGCGATGCGATTGCCTGCAGCGCAACGATCATCTGCGCGCCAGCCAAAACCGGATCATGTGACAGGTGCGGATAAGCCGCATGGCCACCCTTGCCAATGATCGTGATGACAAAACGATCGCCGCCGGCCATCATCGGGCCGCTTCGGATGGCAAATGAACCGACATCGAGACCCGGCTCATTATGCATGCCGTAGACTTCCTCGATGCCGAAGCGTTCCAGGATGCCTTCTTCGATCATGACCCTTGCTCCAGCGCCGCCTTCTTCAGCAGGCTGGAAGATCAGCACGGCCTTGCCGGCAAAGTCGCGGCTCTCGGCCAGTCGCTTGGCTGTGGCCAGCAGCATGGCCGTGTGGCCGTCATGGCCGCAGGCGTGCATTATGTTTTCGACTTTGGATGCGTATGGCAGGTTTGTCTGTTCCGACATGGGCAGGGCATCCATGTCCGAGCGCAGTGCGATCGTGCGGCCTGGCCCCCTGTTACCATTGATAACAGCTACCACGCCTGTTCTGGCGATGCCGCCCACCACCTCGTCGCAACCGAATTCCTTCAGCTTTTCAGTGACCAGTGCTGCTGTCTTCGGCAGATCGAAAAGCAGTTCCGGATGCTGGTGGATGGTCCGACGCCAGGTCTTGGCTTCATCGGCAAGTGCGGCGAGTGACAGGGCGTCGATGGTCATGCTTGCTCCAGGGTTTTATGCGGACACAGCTTTGCGGAAGGGAGAGCGATCCGGATCAGGGTCTGGCATCGCGTCGATCAGCAGGCGTGTATAGTCGTTCTTCGGTCTGTCGAAGATATCCTCAACCGGGCCGCTTTCAACCAGCTTTCCACGATAGATGACAGCAACGTCATCACAGATGTATCTGATGACGCCGAGATCGTGACTGATGAAGAAGTATGTGAGCCCGAGTTCGTCCTGCAACCTGTGCAGAAGGTTCAAAACATCAGCCTGGACCGAGACGTCGAGTGCCGAGGTCGGTTCGTCAAGAATCAGGAATTCCGGTTTGACGGCAAGTGCGCGGGCAATACCGATACGCTGGCGCTGGCCGCCCGAAAATTCATGCGGATATCGGAAAAGATGTTCCTCGCGCAGTCCCACCTGCAGCAACAGTTCCAGTACGCGTTCGGTTTGCTGGCGCGATGACATAGGGACGATGTCACGATGGATAACCAGCGGCTCGGCGACGATGTCATGGACCGTCATACGTGGGTTCAGCGAGGCGTAGGGGTCCTGGAAGACAATCTGTAGCCGGGCCCGCAGGCGCCGCATCTCGGTTGGATTGAGTTTGCTGATGTTTGCACCGTCATAGAGGATATTGCCGGATGTCAGCATTTCGAGCCGCAGGATGCAACGCGTCAAAGTCGTCTTGCCGGAGCCGGACTCGCCAACGAGCCCGAAGCTCTTGCCTTTCTCTACCCGCAGATTGATATCATCGAGGGCACAAAAACCTTCTGTGCGCCCGAACAGGCCCTTGCGCTGGCCGGGGAAAATTTTTGAGACGTTTTTGATCTCAAGCATTACTGAACCTCCGGCATGACGCCGCCAAGGCCGCGAAGTTCACCGCGTTTGGTCTGGGCTGTTGGGATCGCGTTGAGTAGGGCCTTTGTATAGGCATGGGCTGGTTTTTTCAAAACTTCCATCACGGTGCCGCGTTCGAGAATGCGACCGCGATACATCACGGCGACATGCGAACAGACTTGCGCCACCACACCGAGATTGTGGGTAATCATCAGCACGCCGATGTTCCGTTCGGCTACCAGGTCGTGGATAAGTTTCAGGATCTGGGCTTGTACCGACACGTCGAGCGCGGTGGTTGGCTCGTCGGCAATCAGTAGGTCCGGCTTTCCGATCATGGCCATGGCGATCAGGACGCGCTGACGCATGCCGCCGGAAAACTGATGGGGGTAATCATGGATGCGTTCGGCTGCCTTGGGAATGCCGACCTTGTCCAGCATTTCCACGGCCACACGTCTGGCGGCCTTCTTGCGATCGCCTGACGAGGCGCCGGGCTCGAGGCCGAGGACCGTCGGGTCGGCGTGGCCGGCATGAATGGCGACATCGACCAATTGCGTTCCGATGCGGAAGACGGGATTAAGGTTTGTCGTCGGATCCTGAAATATCATGCCGATTTTGCGCCCGCGCAACGAGCGCATTTCTTTCTCGTTGGCCTTGAGCATGTCGCGGCCTTCAAATTCGATCGATCCGGCGAGATAGCGGCCGGTCGCGGGCGGAATGAGACGCGAAACGGAAAGGCCCGTCAGCGATTTGCCGGAGCCGGTTTCCCCGACCATCCCCCATATTTCTCCGCGCTCGACCTTGAGATCGATGCCATGCAGGATTTGTGTTTCACCTTCGAAGCTGCGCATCGCCAGATTAAGGTTTTTGATATTGAGCAAAGTCATGTCGTCACCTTACCGTCGCGCCTTGGGGTCCATGACGTCGCGTAGACCGTCGCCAAGCAGGTTGAAGGCAAGCACCGCCAGGAAAATGGCGCAGCCAGGAAAAACGGCCGTCCACCAGTAGTCCGGCATGTCCGCGCGGGCGACGGAGAGGAGCGTGCCCCATTCCGGCGTCGGCGCTCTGACGCCGATGCCG
Proteins encoded in this window:
- a CDS encoding ABC transporter ATP-binding protein, translating into MISIVGKPAFELPVGERGGPAQPLISARGLLKHFPVKGSGFLKPKKVVRAVDGVDFDILKGETLGVVGESGCGKSTTARLLMQLIEPDAGEILFDGETVGGALPLSAYRRQVQMVFQDSYASLNPRLTIEESIAFAPQVHGTPAAKAIVTAHDLLHRVGLEPSRFAGRYPHELSGGQRQRVNIARALALEPRLVILDEAVSALDKSVEAQVLNLLLDLKRDFGLTYLFISHDLNVVRFMCDRVMVMYLGKVAEVGSRDAIYGNTTHPYSAALLASMPKMDPAERTEAPPLTGDPPNPIDPPSGCRFHTRCSLAEDVCQRTLPPLTDISGDQAAACLMAVPGSGHSRAPVMMEA
- a CDS encoding ABC transporter ATP-binding protein produces the protein MQNDAMIDINNLSVTFRRGGKAVKAVNGVSLSVKPGEVVALLGESGSGKSVTMRSLLRLHPKGTLIEGGMTVDGRDVLGLSNRALADLRGAVVSMVFQEPRLALDPVYTVGRQIEETIMRHEKVSRSVAAERALALFQKVRIPSPERRLANYPHEMSGGMLQRAMIAMALACNPKVLLADEPTTALDATVQIQILLLIRELQREYGLSVIFVTHDIGVAAEVADRIAVMYAGRIVEEGVVGDIIRNPRHPYTKGLLGARVELADGRDRLITIPGAPPDLAAMPPGCAFAPRCTQVTDLCRTQVPPLAPLSGGAGVACLFPN
- a CDS encoding aspartate/glutamate racemase family protein, which codes for MKRIGLINPNTSHVTTTMMTNIARSYLPARLEIEGVTAGRGVPMILNDAQLAAAADGVVEMGIELAARSDGLIVCAFGDPGLERLAAVTGLPSVGICQASMMEASAGGRRFGIATVTPDLVESFAAKAQTFGFASLFTGTRLTKGDPQRLASDPQALHAALEIAARECFEKDGADVVIIGGGPLGQAADDLQRALSAPIIAPIRSAVERLVKALEMESHASTLQL
- a CDS encoding MurR/RpiR family transcriptional regulator produces the protein MAAEACRVENLPEYPVPKERSFLFRVRQALPELHPAEKRIGEFVCDFPGELASYSAQELAALAHVSKATVTRFIKRLGYENYEEARRHARAEKQTGSRLFLASAADVGAEQSIKAHVAQAVANLEATFLAVTESQIDAAVNAMLHARKVWVVGFRSSHPFAAYLQWQLTQVIESIAVIPGAGQTMGEHLVSIAENDVVVFFGLRRRTTQSHAIIEQVRRSKAQLLYITDEGAPFETNAAWHFQCQTLAPGPLFNHTAVMALCHLLITRCLERAGTEGRTRLRSIEALNETLDEL
- a CDS encoding amidohydrolase, which produces MTIDALSLAALADEAKTWRRTIHQHPELLFDLPKTAALVTEKLKEFGCDEVVGGIARTGVVAVINGNRGPGRTIALRSDMDALPMSEQTNLPYASKVENIMHACGHDGHTAMLLATAKRLAESRDFAGKAVLIFQPAEEGGAGARVMIEEGILERFGIEEVYGMHNEPGLDVGSFAIRSGPMMAGGDRFVITIIGKGGHAAYPHLSHDPVLAGAQMIVALQAIASRFTNPFDPVVVSITFMEGGNAGALNVIPASIRIGGTIRTMNSETRKMVEERFREVVVSTAKSFGAEAVIDWRPGYPVTVNDPEKTKIAAAAASAVAGVDKVDTNWPATMGSEDFSYMLEKRPGAFIWLGNGDSADLHNPAYDFNDDAIAHGIRYWLSLVGERLDGATA
- a CDS encoding ABC transporter ATP-binding protein, coding for MLEIKNVSKIFPGQRKGLFGRTEGFCALDDINLRVEKGKSFGLVGESGSGKTTLTRCILRLEMLTSGNILYDGANISKLNPTEMRRLRARLQIVFQDPYASLNPRMTVHDIVAEPLVIHRDIVPMSSRQQTERVLELLLQVGLREEHLFRYPHEFSGGQRQRIGIARALAVKPEFLILDEPTSALDVSVQADVLNLLHRLQDELGLTYFFISHDLGVIRYICDDVAVIYRGKLVESGPVEDIFDRPKNDYTRLLIDAMPDPDPDRSPFRKAVSA
- a CDS encoding ABC transporter ATP-binding protein produces the protein MTLLNIKNLNLAMRSFEGETQILHGIDLKVERGEIWGMVGETGSGKSLTGLSVSRLIPPATGRYLAGSIEFEGRDMLKANEKEMRSLRGRKIGMIFQDPTTNLNPVFRIGTQLVDVAIHAGHADPTVLGLEPGASSGDRKKAARRVAVEMLDKVGIPKAAERIHDYPHQFSGGMRQRVLIAMAMIGKPDLLIADEPTTALDVSVQAQILKLIHDLVAERNIGVLMITHNLGVVAQVCSHVAVMYRGRILERGTVMEVLKKPAHAYTKALLNAIPTAQTKRGELRGLGGVMPEVQ